The Engystomops pustulosus chromosome 2, aEngPut4.maternal, whole genome shotgun sequence genomic interval gagggggatagaaaaatccccctcacagtgacatcacagccaggggtgggggtcaaaaaatcacctgggcttaaattaatgaagcagccacatagtagtgttcagtctgggtgactctatgacaatagaaggctggatcgatgcttatgccctgtcctcgggccaaagaatttcttcctatttcactagcaagaattttttgtttccgttttccctaactgtttgtaagtattgtatgtgtattgtttttaatccttttttcattttatctgacaatttaattctttgagtgtactgcatttttatgtaaattaaaactttttaataagcctctgcttgtagccttaaagaatctgagtctctgaagggaatcacgttaccagaggtcattattagcatagtccatgtagtaagcgattgcatgttctgtgtgagtttataattgtaatatcgtgtaagtagtgagtgcatgtgctgagttatcatcagggtgcattgtctgtgtggttgaggtgcctacggccttctttgcataagtaactcgtgggtggtggcagtgcggattctgtggagtaaatttagcgtaaggacgccattttgaggaagtgggcggagcttaagggctaaattctgggactccatagagtagttatccccgtgtgtgaactccggtgagtcggggtcgtgacacgcgcgcacacctgcaatgtgaagaatagaattaaaacattaaaaacagtgaaaacacgaacatttaagggcagaacacatttaaataacactattcttcactttgcagctgtgcgcgcgtatctccgaacctatcgggagacacgcgcgcacacctgcaatgtgaagaatagaattaaaacattaaaaacagtgaacacaggagcatttaagtgcagaacacattgaaagaacaatattcttcacattccagatgttcgtgcacatctcctaacttagcgggagacacgcgcgaacacctggaaagtgaagaatagtgttatttcaatgtgttcttacaagtaaaacatctgcaaacatgtgtaatattttttttttacaataaaaatacttttattcaatttattttattaatttactgctcgatctcgagccggcgagatactcgtccgagtaacgagccggtccgagtatactaatactcgaccgagcagtatactcggacgagtatactcgctcatctctactccccaTTAGTGTGGCTTGTAAATTTGGCCACCTCACCCATTGTTGCCAGTATTTTATGTTCCGCCCCTATTGTGGCCAGTATTGTAAGCTCCTCCCCTATTGTGGCCAGTATTTTAAGCCCTGCACCTATTGTGGCCAGTAATTTAAGCCCCACCCCTATTGTGGGCAGTATTGTAAGCTCTATCGTATTGTGGACATTATTTTAAGCCCTTCCCCTATTGTGGCCAGTAATTTAAGCCCCACTTTTATTGTGGCCAGTATTTTAGGCACCTCCCTATTTTTGTTCTCAGTATTTTAAGCCATGCCTTGATTATGGCCGTAATCTTAAGCTCCACCCTTATTGTGGCCAGTATTTTATGTTCCGTCCCTAATGTGGACAATATTGCAAGCCCTGCCCCTTTTATATCTAGTATTTTAAGCCCTACCTCTACTGTGGCCACAATGTTAAACCttatccctattatatattatacccaGCATTTATTTTGGCCAGTATTTTAAGCCCCACCCCATTGTGATTAGTATTCTAAGCCCCACCTATATCATGGCAAGTATTTTAAGCCCTAACCTTTGTATGGCCAGTATTATTGGGCCCTTCCCCTTTTTGTGGTTCGTATTTTAGCTAGATGCTCTTTTTTTTAGTCCTGGGCAGGGATGATCAATTTTGGTTCCGCCTTCCATTGTGGCCAACATATTTAAATACCGCCCCCAATTGTGTCAGGTATATTTGAATCTTTTCCCCTGTTGTGACCATTGTTTTTGTGTTGCATAGCTGGCTACAATAGGGGCCCCAATGTATAACATACACTGTGGGGCCCATGTGGATGAGTGTGAATTTTTCCTTGTACATTCCTTGGATCTTCAGAGTCTCTGTTCCTTCCTGTTTTTGACCCCAGTGACTTTCTCATGTAGTATAGTAATGATGCAGACATAAATCTTGTTGTGTGTCATGCGTAACTACTCGATGCGATGCGCCGATTAACCTCCAGGCTGTTGGATACATAAAATCTTGTGGGGTCTTTGCACTGCGGGTGGTCTGTCTACATGAGCATGGCCTTAGGGTCCAGTCATCGATACTCCCGCAGACTGGCCATGACTAGGGATTTATGTGAAATATTCTGTTAATgtgtttttggattttttgtaTGGTGACACACAACATCTGGCACATAGATGAGTGCATTGATCCCAAATCTTTACATTTATCCAAGTAAATGGCCCATAATATTGTACTTTAGTAAAATGTAGCTCTTAGAGGGGTTGTACATTATTACAAAAACATGGAGCTTTCTACCTAAATTGGTGCAATACCAAATACAACCTGACCACAGGTTTGGCGCTGTTTATAGATTAGAACAATTAGTAGTAACCATCATCTTATCTCCATGAACTATTAAACCTTTACGTTCGGAATGAGTGTTAGAGAGAGAATATGAGATAGTTGAAAGAGATACAGTTTCTATATAACCCTAAGTGCTTGATCTCCCTCAACACTGATGAACGCttcattataattagagatgagcagacccaatggtTGAGTGCAGGGTTCAGATTCAGACACCTGGCGCCTAAAACCAGTCCGGTAAATTGACGCTCCTGGAATGGTAAGTATGtctcccctggccaatcatagccatagctaGTTCCTAGGGGCGTCAGTTTGCCGAACTGGCTCTTTGGCCACCAATCAGGCAATATGTCAGGTGGCCGAACCCAAACCTTCAAACCCTTCCATCGGCTCTGCTCATCCAACTATAATGTAAATGCCTTTTAGTGAGAGAGAAAGAACTATGCAGCAGATAATCCTCTACTTTCTGCATGCCATTTATAGGAGACattatagcagctagtctccaaccACCAGCTCCGAGACAACTGTGGATTTGGGACAGTTTTTGATAGTATACTTACTATACTTACTAATTCCTATCTGTTTTCCCAGATTGAAGACATAACTATGGCTGAAAAAGTGTCTGCAGCTTGCGTCCTCCTGTTCCTGATCTCCTGTGTGGAGTCTAAGTCAAAACCTACTTGGCCAAGCTACAAAGTTCCAGTGGTTCTTCCTCAGGTGATTACTGGCCTAGAGAAACCTCGATTTGATGCAGAACCAAGACTTGATGTCCCTGGATCTTGTGGAGCAGAATGTCATAAGCAATTTCCAATGCCTACTTTGGATAATCTGAAGGACAACATGGCCTACGAAACTTTGTATTCCAACGGGAGCCGCACTTTGACAGAAGTAGGGATCTATGTTCTTGCCAACAGCCCAGAGACTGCAAGAGACCATGGGAGGTCCCGTCAGAAAAGACAAATCTATGGATATGACAGTAGGTTTAGTATATATGGGAAAAACTTCTTACTCAATTATCCTTTTTCCACGTCTGTAAAGTTGTCCACTGGTTGCACCGGCACATTGGTGGCAGAGAAACATGTTCTTACGGCTGCCCACTGCATCCACGATGGCAAAAGTTATGTCAAAGGGGCTCAGAAGCTCAGAGTTGGATTCCTAAAGCCAAAATATAAAGATGGAGGTAAAGGTCTTAACCAAACTTATTCTGGATCTAGTGAAAAAATGAAATTCCAATGGATTCGGGTTAAAAGAACCCATGTCCCAAAAGGATGGATTAAAGGAAATGCCAACGACGTTGGCATGGATTATGACTATGCCTTGTTAGAActcaaaaaaccccacaaaagaaaattcatgAGTATTGGTGTCAGCCCAACTGGCCGACAGTTACCTGGTGGGAGAATCCACTTCTCCGGTTTTGATAACGATAGACCGGGAAACTTAGTCTACCGATTCTGTGATGTCAAGGAAGAAACCTATGACCTACTTTACCAGCAATGCGATGCCCAGCCTGGGGCCAGCGGTTCAGGAGTTTATGTCAGGATGTGGAGACGCGACAGACAGAGATGGGAGCGGAAGATTATTGGAATCTTTTCCGGGCATCAGTGGGTGGACAAAAATGGGGACAAGCAGGATTTTAATGTAGCGGTGCGTATTACTCCTCTGAAATATGCACAAATCTGCTTCTGGATCAAAGGAAATTACATAGATTGCAGGGATGGATAACCAAAATTTGtcaaaattttgtaaaatttgcGAATGAATGTACTGTTCTGCCAATGCAACTTTTCTCTTTCTGCTCTCGTTCGTGGAGATGTGAGAGCTACGAGGCATGTTCTGGGCAATGGAGCTTTTGATTCTCTTTTACAAACATCAGCAGGGCAATGAAGACTGCACGGACTTGTGGCtttcttttaaagggaatgtgttgccAATTTTTGTTTTCACTCATTAAAATGGATCACAAAATATATAAAGTTTTTACAAATCTGATTTTAATTCCTTATTGTAGATTTTTGTATCAATGATGGATATGGCGGTGGCCATCTTGTCTGAGCTCTGGTAACAGCAGTAATATGCAGCAGCCACATGGATATGGGCAGTTATAGAGTGGAGTCATCTCATTGAGATCTATGGAGAATTCTAGGCACGCTATGTACTAATAGTAGGCGTAGATAAGagatgatatcatctattgtcagtagtgatgtaatgatgggtcagtgttatctatatagaggtcattgtacagggagggggagggggataagctgtgacatcatctattgtcagtagtgatgtaatgatgggtcagtgttatctatatagaggacattgtacagggagggggaggagataagctgtgacatcatctattgtcagtagtgatgtaatgatgggtcagtgttatctatatagaggtcattgtacagggagggggaggagataagctgtgacatcatctattgtcagtagtgatgtaatgatgggtcagtgttatctatatagaggtcattgtacagggagggggaggagataagctgtgacatcatctattgtcagtagtgatgtaatgatgggtcagtgttatctatatagtggtcattgtacagggaggggaggagataagctgtgacatcatctattgtcagtagtgatgtaatgatgggtcagtgttatctatatagaggtcattgtacagggagggggaggagataagctgtgacatcatctattgtcagtagtgatgtaatgatgggtcagtgttatctatatagaggtcattgtacagggagggggagggggataagctgtgacatcatctattgtcagtagtgatgtaatgatgggtcagtgttatctatatagaggacattgtacagggagggggaggagataagctgtgacatcatctattgtcagtagtgatgtaatgatgggtcagtgttatctatatagaggtcattgtacagggagggggaggagataagctgtgacatcatctattgtcagtagtgatgtaatgatgggtcagtgttatctatatagaggtcattgtacagggagggggagggggataagctgtgacatcatctattgtcagtagtgatgtaatgatgggtcagtgttatctatatagaggacattgtacagggaggaggaggaggagataagctgtgacatcatctattgtcagtagtgatgtaatgatgggtcagtgttatctatatagaggtcattgtacagggagggggaggagataagctgtgacatcatctattgtcagtagtgatgtaatgatgggtcagtgttatctatatagaggtcattgtacagggagggggagggggataagctgtgacatcatctattgtcagtagtgatgtaatgatgggtcagttatatctatatagaggtcattgtacaggggggaggaggagataaactgtgacatcatctattgtcagtagtgatgtaatgattggtcagtgttatctatatagaggtcattgtacagggagggggaggggataagctgtgacatcatctattgtcagtagtgatgtaatgatgggtcagtgttatctatatagaagtcattgtacagggaggggaggagataagctgtgacatcatctattgtcagtagtgatgtaatgatgggtcagtgttatctacatagaggttattgtacagggagggggaggagataagctgtgacatcatctattgtcagtagtgatgtaatgatgggtcagtgttatctatatagaggtcattgtacagggagggggaggagataagctgtgacatcatctattgtcagtagtgacgtaatgatgggtcagtgttatctttatagaggacattgtacagggaggaggaggagataagctgtgacatcatctattgtcagtagtgatgtaatgatgggtcagtgttatctatatagaggtcattgtacagggagggggaggagataagctgtgatatcatctattgtcagtagtgatgtaatgatgggtcagtgttatctatatatagaggtcattgtacagggaggaggaggagataagctgtgacatcatctattgtcagtagtaatgtattgatgggtcagtgttatctatatagtggtcattgtacagggaggggaggagataagctgtgacatcatctattgtcagtagtgatgtaatgatgggtcagtgttatttacatagaggttattgtacagggaggggagggggataagctgtgacatcatctattgtcagcagtgatgtaatgatgggtcagtgttatctatatagaggtcattgtacagggaggaggaggagataagctgtgacatcatctattgtcagtagtgatgtaatgatgggtcagtgttatctatatagaggtcattgtacagggagggggaggagataagctgtgacatcatctattatcagtagtgatgtaatgatgggtcagtgttatctatatagaggacattgtacagggaggaggaggagataagctgtgacatcatctattatcagtagtgatgtaatgatgggtcagtgttatctatatagaggtcattgtacagggaggaggaggggataagctgtgacatcatctattatcagtagtgatgtaatgatgggtcagtgttatctatatagaggtcattgtacagggaggaggaggagataagctgtgacatcatctattatcagtagtgatgtaatgatggggttATCTTCTATTGTAATATCTGTGATGTAATTGAGGAGGTCACTGTATAGAAAACCCCTCAAAACAAGTGATGATCTAGTGGCCAGAGTGAGAATTGCAGGAAACAATACATTTTCTTACATATAGAGtggacattttaaaaaaaacaaataggtAATTTTCTGGTGACACATCCCTTTAACGCTGAGTGAGAGGAAGTTTTTCCTGAGTTGCCGATTACTCCATAATACAAAATATGCGCTTTCCCTCTGCTTAATTCTTAGAATGTAAATGTGTCTCTTCTATAAATTCCTGTTTTCCTACAGATTTTTTATTACTGCTGTTGATGTAGATGGGTCTTTTTTATATGCGTTTTTTTTCTCCCTGAAGTAGCTTTTAATCTCAGGATGTACAGAGTTGGCATAAATGCATTATTATTAGGATGTCATTTCTCCGCTGAATttagagggattttttttttaatgtatatattatttccaACCCACCAAGTTCTGGAGTTGGAGAAAGGGAAGAAAATTATCTTCGGTAATTTGACAGATGCTTTAGAAAAAATTCAGAAGAGACAAAACCAGAACAAAAATTAAAATTCATCAACTATGGGGACAATGGGCTCGATTAAGTTATTTTAGATtgaaatgtgaattatttttttttttatacagaaacTAATGGCCCAATGTGGTCAAAAATAATCAGTGAAGCGTTAGTGGATTTTtcaaactatggggcagatttacttacccggcccattcgcgatccagcggtgcattctctgcgctggattcgggtccggccgggttttatgaaggtagttcctccgccgtccaccaggtggcgctgctgcgctgaaaagcatctgaacgcactggaattcaccgagttggaccaagtgaaggtaagcgcgtcccaagcgacacattttccgtttttaaatgcggcggtttttccgaatacgtcgggttttcgttcggccacgccccccgatttccgtcgcgtgcatgccagcgcagatgcgccacaatccgatcgcgtgcgccaaaatcccggggcaatacaggggaaatcggcgcaaatcggaaatattcgggtaacacgttggggaaaacgcgaattgggcccttagtaaatgaccccctttgtctttGTGCGTTAAGACTGTGGGTGGAAGTTTTTTGCAATTAGTCAGCTCTTTAAAACTGTTTCCAGCAGTG includes:
- the PRSS23 gene encoding serine protease 23, with amino-acid sequence MAEKVSAACVLLFLISCVESKSKPTWPSYKVPVVLPQVITGLEKPRFDAEPRLDVPGSCGAECHKQFPMPTLDNLKDNMAYETLYSNGSRTLTEVGIYVLANSPETARDHGRSRQKRQIYGYDSRFSIYGKNFLLNYPFSTSVKLSTGCTGTLVAEKHVLTAAHCIHDGKSYVKGAQKLRVGFLKPKYKDGGKGLNQTYSGSSEKMKFQWIRVKRTHVPKGWIKGNANDVGMDYDYALLELKKPHKRKFMSIGVSPTGRQLPGGRIHFSGFDNDRPGNLVYRFCDVKEETYDLLYQQCDAQPGASGSGVYVRMWRRDRQRWERKIIGIFSGHQWVDKNGDKQDFNVAVRITPLKYAQICFWIKGNYIDCRDG